A region of the Flavobacteriales bacterium genome:
TGTACCAGCTGTCTTCGCCCAGTTGATCACAACATCAACATCAGAGATAACACAACCTTGGCTGAACATTCCCTGACTGAACGTGACCGCTGGAAGGGTAGTCCCATAATTACCAACATTATTGATACTGGTTGAACTGACGGGGGATGTCCATGTTTGTGTAACGGTCTGAGCATTTGCCACACCAATTGACACCAAGGTCAGAACAAAAAGAAAGTAGAGTTTTTTCATGGTAAGTATAACGTCAATGATACCTGTTGTATCCGGTTTGCCCATTTCAATGGCAAGACAACAAAAATATGCAATATAACGAATGACTGACACCGTTAGTCGATTGATATTCATGCTTTAACGACAATCGACACGAACAATGAATTCTCTAAAAACGAAGGGCTCCAATTTCTTGGAGCCCTTTCGTCTTGATTAGTTCAGAAGTGGGAATCAGTTCCGCAGCAGCGTGAAGAAACCTGTCTGCTCACTTACGTGACCATCCTTGTACTCCAACTGAATCACATAGTAGTATGTACCGGCCTCGCAGTCAACGCCTTCGGTCGTCTTACCTGTCCACATGAACTCGCGGCCTTCGCTTGCATACACGCTGTGTCCCCAACGACTGTAAATGGTCATGCTGATGTTGTTCAGATCGGTGCCTTGCAACCAGATCACATCATTGACCCCATCGTTGTTCGGAGTGAACACGTTAGGAATATCGATGATCACCTTCACTTCGAGACCAGCCGTTGCCGTGTCTGTACAACCATTGTTCGATGCGATCAATGTCACCCAGTATGAGCCTGGATCTGCGTAGTTATGGTTCGGATTCTGCAACATGCTTGTCAGACCATCTCCAAAGTCCCAATGCCAATCGGTAACGTTTCCGAGCGTTGTATCTGTGAACTGAACATCGCTTCCGAATGGAACATCACCCGCTGGGTCACGCTCAAATCCTGCAAGCGGATATTCGTACACATATACTTTGATGTGATCCTCGTCTGAGATGCTACAGTTTTCGTTCGAAGCGACAACCACGTATTCGGTGATTCCTACCCCAGGACTCACAACAATGGATGCTCCGGTTCCGACCTCTTCACCATCCACATACCAAGTGTAAACGGTTCCTGAAGTGCCTCCAGTTGCAGTAAGCATTGTGCTTTGACCATCACAGATATTGATGTCTGGACCAGCGTTCACTTCTGGAATGGCCGCTTCCTCTACTTCGATGCAAGCATGAGCTTCGCAGCCGTTGATGGATGCAGTCGTTGCACAGTATTGTCCTGCTTCACTCACCCAAATGCTCTGAGTGGTTGCTCCTGTTGACCAAGTAACACCTTCGCCACCAGCATACTGCGCTGTCAGCATGACGCTGTCGCCCGTACAGAACTCTGTTCCACCCGTAATCTCGATAAGCGGTACTTGACCTTCTTCAACCTCTATCGACCCTTCGGCAGTACAACCGTTGGCATCCGTGATCTCCACGCTGTAAGAGCCAGCCTGAGATACTGTGATGCTTGATGAAGTCTCTTGCGTACTCCAAACGTAGCTCACCGCGTTCTGCGAAGTGGCTGTCAATTCAACCTCACTACCAGGACACATTGGGTTGTTACCAGCCGTTACATCTACCGCAACTTCTGGCGCAGTATAGAAGTCGATGCTGATACAAGTGGAGGCTTCGCAACCATCAACAGATGCCGTAGAGACGCAGTACTCGCCTGCTTCCGTTACAACAATGGTTTGCGAGGTGGAACCATTTGACCAAAGAACTCCTTCGCCCCCAGCGTACTGAGCTGTGAGCTCAATGCTGCTTCCAGCACATGCTACCGTATCACCCGTGATCTCGAGAAGCGGAGTTTGTCCCTGCTCGATCTCGACCGAAGTATGGTTCTCGCAGCCACCTTCATCAACCACGGTTACGGTGTACGTTCCTGACTCATAAACCCAGATGGATTCTGAAGTTGAACCGTTGTTCCACTCATAGCTCATCGCACCCTGAGAAACTGCTGTCAGCAGCGCACTGTCGCCATCGCAAAGCGGATTGTTTCCATCCACCATGATCTCCACATTCGGCAGTTCGAACACTTCCACATCTACTGAAGTAGAAGCTGTACAACCGTTGGTGTCAACTACTTCCACTTCGTAGGTTCCAGCCTCCGTTACCCAAATGCTGGTACCCGTTGAGCCTGTGCTCCATTGGTAACCATCGCCAGCCTGACAAACAGCGGTAAGTAGGACGCTGTCTCCCTGACAAAATGGGTTGTTTCCTGAAACCTCGATCTCAACCTCTGGTGTTGGGAAGAAGTCGATGTCGATGCTATCCATGTTTGAACAACCGAACTCGTTCCAAACGGTCACCACATAAGTTCCAGCGGTTGTTACTTCAATGCTTGATGAAGTTGCGCCCGTTGACCATTCCACATTGACAGCACTTGCAGACTGAGCTGTGAGCTCAACCACATCGCCAGAACAACTCGGATTAGCTCCGCCAGAGATGAACACTTCCACATCTGGTGCATCCAGAATGGTGATGGACACAATATTGCTTTCACCGATCCAGTCTGTACAACCGTGGTTGCGCGCCACTCGGATGTAGCAGGTGTTCTCGGTAACCATTCCAGGATCATAGCTCTCGCCATCAGCACCTGGGATCAATGTGAATCCAGCAGGAATTGCTTCCTGAGTAGGCGCATTGATCGTTGGGTCGTTCGGAGGACATGGGCCGCTGTACCAAGCGTACTCGACCGGGCCGATGCCACCTGTTGCAGGAGTAATGCTCACGATCGGATCTGGATCGAATGGACCGCAGTTCTCTTGATAGCCATCAATTTGACCACCATCGGTCACGTTGCAGCAACCAACATTCTCAACTTGAACGCTGCACGAATCGACACAGCCGTTAGCATCGGTAACCACAACTGAGTAGGTTCCTTCTGCAAGTTCTGTGATGTTTGCTCCCGTTCCACCATTGCTCCAGGCATAGCTGAATGGAGATGGCGAACCGCTCACGGTCACACTTGCAGTACCGAGGTTTCCGTTCTCACACGTTCCGTTCTCAGAACTGCATTGTACAACTGGCGTTGGATCGACCTCAATCGAGACAATATTGCTTTCTCCAACCCGGTCAGTACAACCGTGATTACGCGCCACACGGATGTAGCAAGTGGTCTCTTCAACCAATCCTGGATCGTAGCTTTCGCCTGTGGCACCAGGAATAAGAGTGAATCCAGCAGGGATTGCTGTTTCTCCGATGGTTGGGTCATTTCCTTGACAAGGACCGCTGTACCAAGCATATTCAACTGGACCGATGCCACCTGTTGCTGGTGTAACGCTCACAATTGGATCTGGGTCAAACGGACCGCAGTTCTGCTGAGAACCATCAATTTCACCTCCATCGGTCACATTACAGCATGGAACCACTTCAACCGAAGTTGTGCATGAATCCACACAGCCGTGACCATCGGTCACAACCACGCTGTACGTTCCTTCAGCAAGGCCTGTAATGCTGGCCGTGGTTTCACCATTGCTCCAAGCGTAGCTGAATGGAGATGGGGCACCGCTAACGGTTACACTTGCAGAACCAACGTTTCCATTCTCGCATGTTCCGTTCTCAGAAGAACATTGGGCAACTGGCGTTGGATTGACGATGATCGAAACAATGTTGCTCTCACCGATCCACTCTTCACAACCTTGGTTGCGCGCCACACGGATGTAGCAAGTGGTCTCTTCCACCATTCCAGGGTCGTAACTCTCGCCTGTTGCTCCAGCGATCAATGTGAATCCAGCAGGAATTGCGGTTTCACCGATCGTTGGGTCGTTGCCAGGGCACGGACCGCTGTACCAAGCATACTCAACTGGACCGATACCACCTGTTGCAGGCGTTACGCTTACGATCGGCTCTGGGTCGAACGGACCACAGTTCTCTTGCGTTTCAGCGATCTCGCCACCATCCGTAACGTTGCAGCAAGGCGTTACAGAAACCGTGGTTGTGCAAGTAGCCTCGCAACCGTTCACATCAGTTACGGTAACCGTGTACGTTCCAGCCTCCAAGCTATCGATCATAGCCGTGGTTTCGCCATTGCTCCAAGAAATGGTGTAAGGCTCAGTTCCGCCAGAAGCGTGAGCAACCGCTGTTACTACGTTTCCGTTCGAGCAATTTCCATCCAAACCATTGCAGCTAAGCTGAATAGCTGGGTAAACTGTGAAGGTGATGATATTACTCTCACCGATCCATGGCTCACAACCGCTGTTGCGCGCACATCTTCTGAAACATGTGGTCTCCGTCAACATTCCTGGGTCATAGCTAACGCCTGTTGCACCTGGAATCGGTGTCCATGTGTTCGGATCGGTGTTGCAATCTCCTTGCAGCCACATGTACTGAACTGGGCCGATGCCGCCTGTTGCTGGAGCAACCGAAGTGATCGGATCTGGATCGAAGGCACCGCAGTTTGAACCGCCACCAGCAATTTCACCTGGATCGGTCACATTGCAGCATGGCGTAACGATCACGCTTTCGCTGCAAGATGCCGTACATCCGTTGGCATCGGTCACCGTTACGGTGTAAGTACCTTCTGCAAGACCGGTGATGTCGGCAGTAGTCTCGCCATTGCTCCAATCGTAAGTGAATGGAGCTGTTCCATCGATCACATCAACAGATGCGCTGGCCACGTTTCCGTTTCCGCAGTCTCCAGAGATGCTTGAACACTCAATTGTCAATGCATTCTGAATCGTGATGGTAATGATGTTGCTTTCACCGATCCATGGCTCGCAACCGCTATTGCGCGCACATCTTCTGAAACATGTGGTCTCGGTCAACATTCCTGGGTCATAGCTAACACCCGTTGCACCTGGAATCGGAGTCCATGTGTTCGGATCGGTGTTGCAATCTCCTTGCAGCCACATGTATTGTACTGGACCGATGCCGCCTGTTGCAGGAGCAACCGAAGTGATCGGATCCGGATCGAAGGCAGTACAGTTTGTCTGTTCGCCAGCGATCTCACCTGGATCGGTCACATTACAGCATGGCGTAATGACCACGCTTTCGCTGCATGTTGCCGAACAACCGTTTGCATCTGTTACTGTTACGCTGTACGTTCCTTCTGCAAGACTATCTATCATGGCAGTGGTTTCGCCATTGCTCCACTCGTAAGTGTAAGGAGCTGTTCCATTCAGCACATCTACAGATGCACTTGCCACGTTTCCATTTCCGCAATCGCCTGAGATGCTTGAACACTCGACCTCAAGTGCAGGGAAGATGGTAATGCAGATGATGTTGCTTTCGCCCACATAGGTTTCGCAACCTTGGTTTCTTGCACATCGCAGGAAGCAACGGCTTTCCGTCAACATGCCTGGATCATAGCTTTCGCCATTGGCACCTGGAATCACCTGCCAGCCATTGTTTCCATAGTTCGGAACGTTCTCTGTGTTCCACAACCATACATATTCAACTGGACCGATACCGCCTGTTGCAGGAGCAAGACTTGTGATCGGATCCGGATCGAATGGACCGCAGCTTTCCTGAGAACCTGAGATCTCTCCAGCATCCGTCACGTTACAGCATGGCGTGATCGAGACCGAAGTCGAACAATCGGCACTGCAACCGTTGGCATCCGTTACTGTTACGCTGTACGTTCCTTCCGCCAGATTGCTGATTGAAGCCGTGGTCTCACCGTTGCTCCACAGGTATGCGTAAGGTGCTGTTCCTCCGCTTGCGCTAACAGAAGCAGAGGCCACATTTCCATTGCCGCAGTTTCCGTCAACTGGAGTACAGGCCACCGTAGGAACTGGGTTAATTGTGATGCAGATGATGTTGCTTTCGCCCATGTACATCTCACAACCACTTCTTCGCGCACAGCGCAAGAAGCAACGGCTTTCAGTCAGCATACCTGGATCGTAGCTCTCGCCTGTGGCACCAGGAATCATCACCCAACCGTTGTTTCCATAGTTCGGTACGTTCTCGGTGTTCCACAACCACACGTATTCAAGATCTCCAAAACCACCTGATGCAGGCGTAACTGAAGTGATCGCTCCTGGATCGAATGGGCCACAGTTCTCTTGCGAACCTGTGATCTCACCACCATCGGTCACATTACAGCATTCTGTAATAGCAACGGTCTTGCTGCAAGTAGCTTCACAGCCGTTTGCATCCGTTACCGTTACGCTGTACGTTCCCGCAGCCAAGCTGTCGATACTGGCCGTGGTCTCGCCATTGCTCCACAGGTATGCATAAGGTTCTGTTCCGCCAGAAGACGTAGCATATACGGATGCCACTCTTCCATTGGCACATGTACCATCATCCTCAGAGCAGAATACTTCTGGAACTGGGTTCACGGTGATGCAGATGATGTTGCTTTCGCCCATGTACATCTCACAGCCTTGGTTTCTTGCACATCGCAGGAAGCATCGGCTTTCAGTCAGCATACCTGGATCATAGGTCTCGCCATTTGCACCAGGGATCATCACCCAACCGTTGTTACCGTAGTTCGGTACGTTCTCGGTGTTCCACAACCATACATATTCTACTGGTCCAAGACCACCTGTTGCAGGAACAAGCGAAGTGATCGGGTCTGGATCGAACGGACCGCAGTTCTCTTGCGAACCAGCGATCTCGCCACCATCAGTAACGTTGCAGCATGGCTCAGACATGATGGTGACAGCACAATCGGCTGAACAGCCATTTGCATCCGTAACGGTTACGCTGTAATCGCCAGCAGTAAGGTTGCTGATGCCCGCATTGGTAGAACCGTTGCTCCACAGATATGTGAATGGTGCTGTTCCACCAGTAATGGTCAATGATACAGAACCCATTCCGTTGTTGCTGCAATCGCCATGTGTTGGGTTGCAAACAACTTCTGGTTGAGGGAAGATGGTGATGGTGATGATGTTGCTTTCGCCCACATAATCACTGCATCCTTCTCGTCTTGCACATCTTCTGAACTGCGTAGTTACACTCACCACACCTGGATCGTAAGACAATCCGTTGGCTCCAGGAATCATCTGCCATGGGCCAGACATTCCCTGACGTGTGATCCAAACGATCTCGAGGTTTCCAAGACCGCCTGATGGATCGGCAATGCTTACCAACTCAGCCACATCCAATGGTCCGCAGTTCTCCTGATCGTATCCGATCTCGCCTGGTTCGGTCACATTGCAGCAACCAGTTGTCTCAACCGATGTGCTGCATGTAGCCTCACAACCGTTGGCATCGGTAACCGTTACGCTGTACGTTCCTGTGGCCAAATTGTCAATTGATGCTGTTGTGGCACCATTACTCCACAGATACGTGTATGGTTCAGTTCCACCGCTTGCAGACACAGAGGCCGAAGCTGTATTTCCGTTGTTGCAATCGCCACTTGTAGAAGTGCACGATACAACTGGCGCTTCATTGATGGTGATGCAGATGATGTTGCTTTCACCGATGTAGGTCTCACAACCTTGGTTTCTTGCGCATCGCAAGAAGCATCGGCTTTCTGTCAACATTCCTGGATCGTAGGTTTCACCTGTTGCGCCAGGAATCATGACCCAACCGTTGTTTCCGTAGTTCGGAACGTTTTCGGTGTTCCACAACCAGACGTATTCCACTGGTCCGATACCACCAGATGCTGGAGCAACCGAAGTGATCGGGTCTGGATCGAATGGACCACAGTTTTCCTGAGAACCAGCGATCTCACCAGCTTCCGTTACGTTGCAGCATGGCGTTGCGGCAACAGATACAGAACAATCATCCGAGCATCCGTTCGCATCCGTAACAGTTACGCTGTAAGTGCCATCAGCAAGGTTGCTGATGGAAGCTGTAGTTGCTCCGTTGCTCCATAGATACGCGTATGGTTCCGTTCCACCACTTACCGATACGGAAGCAGAAGAAACGTTTCCGTTGTTGCAGCTTCCGTTTTCAGGAGAGCAGGTTGCAACTGGTTGCGGATTGATGGTGAAGCAAATGATATTGCTCTCGCCCACATAGGTCGTACATCCACTTCTTCTTGAACAACGCAGGAAGCAACGGCTTTCCGTCAACATACCTGGATCATACGTAGGTGAATTGCTGTTCGGAATTTCCACCCAGCCGTTGTTGCCGTAGTTCGGAACGTTCTGTGTATTCCACAACCACACGTATTCAAGGTCACCCAATCCGCCCGTTGGCAATGAGGCCGATGTGATCGGATCCGGGTCGAATGGCCCACAGTTTGTGCCACCGCCTGCGATCTCGCCTCCGTTGGTCACATTGCAGCATGGAGTAACCGAAACGGTCTTGCTGCAAGTTGCAGTACATCCGTTGGCATCAGTTACCGTTACGCTGTAAGTTCCCTCAGCCAAACCGCTGATAGAAGCTGTGGTCGCACCATTGCTCCAAGCGTACGTGTAAGGCTCATCGCCACCGCTCACAGCTACAGAAACCGAAGCCTCGTTATTGTTCTGGCAGTTGCCATCAACCTTGGTACATGTTGCTGAAATGGCGCTTGGCTCACCAACTGTTGATGAACAAGTTGCAGTACATCCGTTCGCATCCGTAACAGTTACTGAGTACGAACCAGCACCAACATTATCAACAGATGCAGTTGTAGCACCGTTGCTCCACAAGTACGTGTAAGGAGCGCTTCCGCCAGCAGCATTCACACTCAACGAACCATCGTTCTCGCCATTACAAGATGCATTGGTTGAGTTGCATGTAGCAGACAATCCGCTTGGTTCACCAACCACAGTAGTGCAGTTATCGGTACATCCGTTGGCATCGGTTACAGTTACGCTGTAGCTTCCAGCCATCAGACCAGAAATGGTAGCGGTTGTTCCGCCATTGCTCCAAGCATACGTGTAAGGAGCTTCGCCACCAGTTACGCTTACCGTTGCTGTTCCTGTTCCAGAACCGTTGCAACCGCTATCGGTAGATGAGCATGAAGCAACTGGGCTATCGTTCACCACAAAGCAGATGATGTTGCTTTCGCCAACGTAGGTCGTACATCCGCTTCTTCTTGAACAACGCAGGAAGCAGCGTGTCTCGGTGATCATTCCTGGATCGTATGTCGGTGAGTTGCTGTTCGGAATTTCCACCCAACCGTTGTTACCGTAGTTCGGAACGTTCTGCGTATTCCACAACCACACGTATTCAAGGTCTCCCAGTCCGCCAGTTGGCAATGAGGCCGATGTGATCGGGTCTGGATCGAATGGACCGCAGTTCTCCTGACCACCAGCGATCTGACCTCCGTTAGTCACATTGCAGCATGGAGTGATTTCAACCGTTTTGCTGCAAGTGGCCGTACATCCATTCAAATCCGTGACAGTCACGCTGTACGTTCCAGCGGCCAGACCGTTGATAGAAGCAGTTGTTGCTCCATTGTTCCACAGATATGTGTAAGGGGAAGTTCCACCCTGAACAGTCACAGATACCGAACCAACGTTTCCATTGTTGCAGTTGCCATCTACTTTCGAGCAAGTGGCCAAAGGTGCCGCATGGATGGTGATCTCAAGCACATTCGAGCAGACCTCAAATTCAGGACAACCTGTTCGTTTTGCGCAACGCTTGAACTGCGAGTTCACGCTGATCACACCTGGATCATACGTTTCTCCGTTCGCACCAGGAATCGGCATCCAGGCCGTTTCGGTCTCTTTCTGATACCATTGATAAACGATATCGCCCAAACCTCCTGTTGCTGGTGCAACACTTGTAAATGGATCTGGGTCGAACGCACCACAACCACTTTGGCTTCCAGCAACCTCGCCTGGTTCGGTCACATCGCAGCATGGGTTTGTGGTAACTGATGTTGAACAGTCAGTTGTACAACCTTTCACGTCTGTCACCGTCACGCTGTATGTTCCATCGGTCAACCCTGTGATAGAAGCAGTTGTTGCTCCATTGCTCCACAGGTAGCCGTAAGGTGAGGTTCCGCCAGAAACAGATACAGAAGCGGAAGCTGAGTTGCTGTTGTTGCAATCTCCATTTACTGGAGTGCAAGTAGCAACTGGAACTGGGTTCACCACCATGCAGATCACGTTGCTTTCACCGATGTACGTGGTGCAACCTTGGTTTCTCGCACAGCGGATGAAGCAGCGGCTTTCGCTCAGCATTCCAGGATCGAAGGTCTCAGAATTGCTGTTCGGAATCTCTACCCAACCGTTGTTTCCGTTGTTGATCGGAACGTTCTGTGAGTTCCACAACCAAACATATTCTACTGGACCGATACCACCAGTTGCTGGAGCAACCGAAGTGATGGCCGCTGGGTCGAATGGACCGCAGTTTTCCTGACCACCAGCGATGTGACCGCCATCGGTCACATTACAGCACCCTTCAACAGT
Encoded here:
- a CDS encoding T9SS type B sorting domain-containing protein; translation: CARRSGCATYVGESNRICFTINPEPTANCSKVDGTCANGNQASASVTVTGGTAPFTYAWSNGATTASIQDLTDGTYSVTVTDANGCSDNCSVTVSTVPCCNVTDPGEVAGTQEGCGPFDPEAFTNVTPATGGLGDIVYQWYSKTTETAWMPIPGANGETYDAPYTSVNTQYKRCAKRASCPEFVVCSDVLEIIIHSVPQVNCTSISGNCSNGNGASASVNVQSGTSPYTYLWSNGGTTQSIGNLAEGTYSVTVTDYFGCTASCSVNVTVEGCCNVTDGGHIAGGQENCGPFDPAAITSVAPATGGIGPVEYVWLWNSQNVPINNGNNGWVEIPNSNSETFDPGMLSESRCFIRCARNQGCTTYIGESNVICMVVNPVPVATCTPVNGDCNNSNSASASVSVSGGTSPYGYLWSNGATTASITGLTDGTYSVTVTDVKGCTTDCSTSVTTNPCCDVTEPGEVAGSQSGCGAFDPDPFTSVAPATGGLGDIVYQWYQKETETAWMPIPGANGETYDPGVISVNSQFKRCAKRTGCPEFEVCSNVLEITIHAAPLATCSKVDGNCNNGNVGSVSVTVQGGTSPYTYLWNNGATTASINGLAAGTYSVTVTDLNGCTATCSKTVEITPCCNVTNGGQIAGGQENCGPFDPDPITSASLPTGGLGDLEYVWLWNTQNVPNYGNNGWVEIPNSNSPTYDPGMITETRCFLRCSRRSGCTTYVGESNIICFVVNDSPVASCSSTDSGCNGSGTGTATVSVTGGEAPYTYAWSNGGTTATISGLMAGSYSVTVTDANGCTDNCTTVVGEPSGLSATCNSTNASCNGENDGSLSVNAAGGSAPYTYLWSNGATTASVDNVGAGSYSVTVTDANGCTATCSSTVGEPSAISATCTKVDGNCQNNNEASVSVAVSGGDEPYTYAWSNGATTASISGLAEGTYSVTVTDANGCTATCSKTVSVTPCCNVTNGGEIAGGGTNCGPFDPDPITSASLPTGGLGDLEYVWLWNTQNVPNYGNNGWVEIPNSNSPTYDPGMLTESRCFLRCSRRSGCTTYVGESNIICFTINPQPVATCSPENGSCNNGNVSSASVSVSGGTEPYAYLWSNGATTASISNLADGTYSVTVTDANGCSDDCSVSVAATPCCNVTEAGEIAGSQENCGPFDPDPITSVAPASGGIGPVEYVWLWNTENVPNYGNNGWVMIPGATGETYDPGMLTESRCFLRCARNQGCETYIGESNIICITINEAPVVSCTSTSGDCNNGNTASASVSASGGTEPYTYLWSNGATTASIDNLATGTYSVTVTDANGCEATCSTSVETTGCCNVTEPGEIGYDQENCGPLDVAELVSIADPSGGLGNLEIVWITRQGMSGPWQMIPGANGLSYDPGVVSVTTQFRRCARREGCSDYVGESNIITITIFPQPEVVCNPTHGDCSNNGMGSVSLTITGGTAPFTYLWSNGSTNAGISNLTAGDYSVTVTDANGCSADCAVTIMSEPCCNVTDGGEIAGSQENCGPFDPDPITSLVPATGGLGPVEYVWLWNTENVPNYGNNGWVMIPGANGETYDPGMLTESRCFLRCARNQGCEMYMGESNIICITVNPVPEVFCSEDDGTCANGRVASVYATSSGGTEPYAYLWSNGETTASIDSLAAGTYSVTVTDANGCEATCSKTVAITECCNVTDGGEITGSQENCGPFDPGAITSVTPASGGFGDLEYVWLWNTENVPNYGNNGWVMIPGATGESYDPGMLTESRCFLRCARRSGCEMYMGESNIICITINPVPTVACTPVDGNCGNGNVASASVSASGGTAPYAYLWSNGETTASISNLAEGTYSVTVTDANGCSADCSTSVSITPCCNVTDAGEISGSQESCGPFDPDPITSLAPATGGIGPVEYVWLWNTENVPNYGNNGWQVIPGANGESYDPGMLTESRCFLRCARNQGCETYVGESNIICITIFPALEVECSSISGDCGNGNVASASVDVLNGTAPYTYEWSNGETTAMIDSLAEGTYSVTVTDANGCSATCSESVVITPCCNVTDPGEIAGEQTNCTAFDPDPITSVAPATGGIGPVQYMWLQGDCNTDPNTWTPIPGATGVSYDPGMLTETTCFRRCARNSGCEPWIGESNIITITIQNALTIECSSISGDCGNGNVASASVDVIDGTAPFTYDWSNGETTADITGLAEGTYTVTVTDANGCTASCSESVIVTPCCNVTDPGEIAGGGSNCGAFDPDPITSVAPATGGIGPVQYMWLQGDCNTDPNTWTPIPGATGVSYDPGMLTETTCFRRCARNSGCEPWIGESNIITFTVYPAIQLSCNGLDGNCSNGNVVTAVAHASGGTEPYTISWSNGETTAMIDSLEAGTYTVTVTDVNGCEATCTTTVSVTPCCNVTDGGEIAETQENCGPFDPEPIVSVTPATGGIGPVEYAWYSGPCPGNDPTIGETAIPAGFTLIAGATGESYDPGMVEETTCYIRVARNQGCEEWIGESNIVSIIVNPTPVAQCSSENGTCENGNVGSASVTVSGAPSPFSYAWSNGETTASITGLAEGTYSVVVTDGHGCVDSCTTSVEVVPCCNVTDGGEIDGSQQNCGPFDPDPIVSVTPATGGIGPVEYAWYSGPCQGNDPTIGETAIPAGFTLIPGATGESYDPGLVEETTCYIRVARNHGCTDRVGESNIVSIEVDPTPVVQCSSENGTCENGNLGTASVTVSGSPSPFSYAWSNGGTGANITELAEGTYSVVVTDANGCVDSCSVQVENVGCCNVTDGGQIDGYQENCGPFDPDPIVSITPATGGIGPVEYAWYSGPCPPNDPTINAPTQEAIPAGFTLIPGADGESYDPGMVTENTCYIRVARNHGCTDWIGESNIVSITILDAPDVEVFISGGANPSCSGDVVELTAQSASAVNVEWSTGATSSSIEVTTAGTYVVTVWNEFGCSNMDSIDIDFFPTPEVEIEVSGNNPFCQGDSVLLTAVCQAGDGYQWSTGSTGTSIWVTEAGTYEVEVVDTNGCTASTSVDVEVFELPNVEIMVDGNNPLCDGDSALLTAVSQGAMSYEWNNGSTSESIWVYESGTYTVTVVDEGGCENHTSVEIEQGQTPLLEITGDTVACAGSSIELTAQYAGGEGVLWSNGSTSQTIVVTEAGEYCVSTASVDGCEASTCISIDFYTAPEVAVDVTAGNNPMCPGSEVELTATSQNAVSYVWSTQETSSSITVSQAGSYSVEITDANGCTAEGSIEVEEGQVPLIEITGGTEFCTGDSVMLTAQYAGGEGVTWSTGATTQSIWVSEAGQYCATTASINGCEAHACIEVEEAAIPEVNAGPDINICDGQSTMLTATGGTSGTVYTWYVDGEEVGTGASIVVSPGVGITEYVVVASNENCSISDEDHIKVYVYEYPLAGFERDPAGDVPFGSDVQFTDTTLGNVTDWHWDFGDGLTSMLQNPNHNYADPGSYWVTLIASNNGCTDTATAGLEVKVIIDIPNVFTPNNDGVNDVIWLQGTDLNNISMTIYSRWGHSVYASEGREFMWTGKTTEGVDCEAGTYYYVIQLEYKDGHVSEQTGFFTLLRN